Proteins from a genomic interval of Qipengyuania sp. JC766:
- a CDS encoding type II secretion system F family protein: MLNQTSGPTLLGYDVVLVGTILAGVAALAVVMAIYAAITIKDPMAKRVKALAERRDELKAGIVKSTAKKRQSLVRKTEGTEKIKDRLQGMKVLQQSQLEVIQQKLAWAGYRNKELAVYIIGLRMILPVVLGIVAFLLFYVMGVMELSPFMRVLALGAFVFAGYKGPEIFLSNKAGKRTNAIRKGLPDALDLLVICAEAGLTVDAAFNRVAKELGRAYPELGEEFTLTAIELSFLSERRKAFNNLAYRVNLESVKGVVTTMVQTERYGTPLASALRVLSAEFRNERMMRAEEKAARLPAIMTIPLIMFILPVLFIVILGPAACSINDAFSTGPAAQPS, encoded by the coding sequence ATGCTCAATCAGACTTCTGGCCCCACTCTTCTGGGATACGACGTCGTCCTCGTCGGGACGATCCTTGCCGGCGTTGCCGCGCTGGCGGTGGTCATGGCGATCTACGCCGCCATCACGATCAAGGACCCCATGGCCAAGCGCGTCAAGGCGCTGGCGGAGCGGCGCGACGAACTGAAAGCCGGCATCGTCAAGTCGACCGCCAAGAAACGGCAGAGCCTGGTCCGCAAGACCGAAGGCACGGAGAAGATCAAGGACCGCCTGCAGGGCATGAAGGTCCTCCAGCAGAGCCAGCTGGAAGTCATCCAGCAGAAGCTCGCATGGGCCGGTTACCGCAACAAGGAACTGGCGGTCTACATCATCGGCCTGCGCATGATCCTGCCGGTCGTTCTGGGTATCGTGGCCTTCCTGCTGTTCTACGTCATGGGCGTCATGGAACTCAGCCCGTTCATGCGCGTGCTGGCGCTGGGAGCGTTCGTCTTCGCCGGTTACAAGGGACCCGAAATCTTCCTATCTAACAAGGCGGGCAAACGGACCAATGCGATCCGCAAGGGCCTTCCCGACGCGCTCGACCTGCTGGTCATCTGCGCGGAGGCCGGCCTTACCGTCGACGCGGCCTTCAACCGCGTTGCGAAGGAACTGGGGCGGGCCTATCCCGAGCTGGGCGAGGAATTCACCCTCACCGCGATCGAGCTGTCCTTCCTGTCGGAGCGCCGCAAGGCCTTCAACAACCTCGCCTATCGCGTGAACCTGGAATCGGTGAAGGGCGTGGTCACGACCATGGTCCAGACCGAACGCTACGGTACGCCGCTCGCCTCCGCGCTGCGCGTGCTGTCGGCCGAATTCCGCAACGAGCGCATGATGCGGGCCGAGGAAAAGGCCGCTCGTCTGCCCGCGATCATGACCATTCCGCTGATCATGTTCATCCTGCCGGTGCTGTTCATCGTCATTCTCGGCCCCGCGGCCTGTTCGATCAACGACGCGTTCTCGACCGGTCCCGCCGCGCAGCCCAGCTGA
- a CDS encoding FAD-dependent oxidoreductase: MIYDFAIVGAGMAGASLAAELAPEASVLVLEMEERPGYHATGRSAAFWEQCYGGPGILPLTRASGPWLRTNGFLKHRGAVYLARAEDQALIDDFVRQFEGLGAEFEMIGREALDRLVPGLRADWDRGIYQPGCSDIDVGGLHAHYLSQMRSGGARLVCRAELTEATPGASWKLTTADGGTYEAAVLVNAAGAWADDLAKLAGVAPLGIRPLRRTVAQLRTDPGPPDDLPLCLDISGRFYFKPESGKLWLSPHDETPDTPHDVVPEEIDVATAIDRLESVVDWKVRAVEHKWAGLRSFAPDRLPVYGRDPDNAAFAWFAGQGGYGIQTAPAAASVMADHLLDRAPSPLAAGIDRRTNAPDRLR, translated from the coding sequence ATGATCTACGATTTCGCGATTGTCGGTGCCGGCATGGCCGGGGCAAGCCTCGCGGCCGAACTGGCGCCGGAGGCGAGCGTGCTGGTCCTCGAAATGGAGGAGCGACCCGGATATCACGCCACGGGTCGCTCCGCGGCGTTCTGGGAGCAATGTTACGGTGGGCCGGGCATACTGCCGCTCACCCGCGCATCCGGTCCCTGGCTGCGCACGAACGGGTTCCTGAAACACCGGGGCGCCGTCTATCTCGCCCGCGCGGAAGACCAGGCGCTAATCGACGATTTCGTGCGGCAGTTCGAAGGTCTGGGAGCCGAGTTCGAGATGATCGGCCGCGAAGCGCTAGACCGGCTCGTCCCTGGCCTGCGCGCGGACTGGGACCGGGGCATCTACCAGCCCGGCTGTTCCGACATCGACGTGGGAGGGCTCCACGCGCATTACCTGTCTCAGATGCGTTCCGGCGGGGCCCGACTGGTCTGCCGTGCCGAACTGACAGAAGCCACGCCCGGCGCATCATGGAAACTGACGACGGCGGATGGTGGGACATACGAGGCGGCGGTGCTGGTAAACGCAGCCGGCGCATGGGCCGACGATCTGGCCAAGCTTGCCGGTGTCGCGCCGCTCGGTATCCGACCGCTGCGCCGAACGGTCGCGCAACTCCGCACCGATCCCGGCCCGCCGGACGACCTTCCCCTCTGCCTCGATATTTCCGGGCGGTTCTACTTCAAGCCGGAGAGCGGCAAGCTCTGGCTCAGCCCGCACGACGAGACGCCCGATACGCCGCACGATGTCGTGCCCGAGGAAATCGACGTCGCCACCGCGATCGACCGGTTGGAAAGCGTGGTCGACTGGAAGGTCCGCGCCGTGGAACACAAATGGGCCGGCCTTCGCAGCTTCGCGCCCGATCGCCTGCCCGTATATGGGCGCGATCCGGACAATGCGGCATTCGCATGGTTCGCGGGCCAGGGCGGGTACGGCATACAAACCGCTCCGGCAGCCGCCAGCGTGATGGCGGACCACCTGCTCGATCGCGCGCCGTCGCCGCTCGCCGCCGGGATAGACCGCCGGACAAACGCGCCCGATCGCTTGCGCTGA
- a CDS encoding type II secretion system F family protein codes for MNILQLLLIAGGIMALIVVGYLLVAGPSAAKESQRRLQAVRFRHSESTDTKVESQLKKAIAARKPKAYKVAGSGSRVQALEGRLERTGKGWSVTQYLYTTLGLVIGIALLIYLRTGAALLALGVGVIVGAGLPHMVVGYFMKRRTAQFNAKFPDAIELLVRGLRSGLPVTETLGVVAQEVPGPVGFEFKGIVERIKIGKTMEESLQDAADKIGIPEFNFFCITLAIQRETGGNLAETLSNLADVLRKRSQMKLKIKAMSSESKASAYIVGALPFIVFIMIYMINPTYIDDFWQDERLIVTGMGGMVWMSLGAFIMAKMVSFEI; via the coding sequence ATGAACATTCTGCAGCTCTTGCTGATAGCAGGCGGGATCATGGCCCTGATCGTGGTCGGCTACCTGCTGGTGGCCGGTCCTTCCGCGGCCAAGGAAAGCCAGCGCCGCCTGCAGGCCGTGCGGTTCCGCCATTCGGAAAGCACGGACACCAAGGTCGAATCCCAGCTCAAGAAGGCGATCGCCGCGCGCAAGCCCAAGGCTTACAAGGTCGCAGGGTCGGGTTCGCGGGTGCAGGCCCTCGAAGGGCGGCTGGAACGGACCGGCAAGGGCTGGTCCGTCACCCAGTACCTCTATACCACGCTCGGCCTCGTCATCGGGATCGCGCTCCTGATCTACCTGCGCACGGGGGCTGCCCTCCTCGCGCTCGGCGTCGGCGTGATCGTCGGCGCGGGCCTGCCGCACATGGTCGTGGGCTATTTCATGAAGCGGCGGACCGCGCAGTTCAACGCCAAGTTCCCGGATGCCATCGAGCTGCTGGTGCGCGGCCTGCGCTCCGGCCTGCCGGTGACCGAAACGCTCGGCGTCGTGGCGCAGGAAGTGCCCGGGCCGGTCGGCTTCGAGTTCAAGGGCATCGTGGAGCGCATCAAGATCGGCAAGACCATGGAGGAATCCCTCCAGGACGCCGCCGATAAGATCGGCATCCCGGAATTCAACTTCTTCTGCATCACGCTGGCCATCCAGCGCGAAACCGGGGGCAACCTGGCTGAAACGCTGTCCAACCTTGCCGACGTGCTGCGCAAGCGCAGCCAGATGAAGCTCAAGATCAAGGCGATGAGCTCGGAATCCAAGGCATCGGCCTACATCGTGGGTGCCCTGCCCTTCATCGTGTTCATCATGATCTACATGATCAATCCGACCTATATCGACGATTTCTGGCAGGACGAGCGCCTCATCGTGACCGGCATGGGCGGGATGGTCTGGATGAGCCTGGGCGCCTTCATCATGGCCAAGATGGTCAGCTTCGAGATCTGA
- a CDS encoding prepilin peptidase, translating to MLGEYIHYGLLIALAIALLVAAFTDIRSRKIANWLTGGIALAAPLFWITSGLSLWPDVAMQFGVALAAFAVLAGLFAMGWMGGGDVKLLTALALWVSPTLFVQLLIVMALLGGILTIVFGSWHIARRQKDKIAIPYGVAISAAGLWILNAHYLPDAAQAIGAG from the coding sequence ATGCTGGGCGAATACATCCACTACGGATTGCTGATTGCGTTGGCAATTGCGCTGCTGGTCGCGGCGTTTACCGACATTCGCTCGCGCAAGATCGCCAACTGGCTGACCGGCGGCATCGCGCTCGCCGCACCGCTTTTCTGGATCACCAGCGGGCTGTCGCTCTGGCCGGACGTCGCAATGCAATTCGGCGTCGCGCTTGCCGCCTTCGCGGTACTGGCCGGGCTGTTCGCCATGGGCTGGATGGGCGGCGGCGACGTCAAGCTGCTGACCGCGCTGGCGCTGTGGGTCTCGCCGACCCTGTTCGTGCAGCTGCTGATCGTCATGGCGCTCCTGGGCGGCATCCTCACCATCGTCTTCGGATCCTGGCACATCGCCAGGCGGCAGAAGGACAAGATCGCCATTCCCTACGGGGTCGCGATCTCCGCCGCCGGGCTCTGGATCCTCAACGCGCATTACCTGCCCGACGCGGCCCAGGCCATCGGAGCGGGGTGA
- the cpaB gene encoding Flp pilus assembly protein CpaB, with translation MDRKKLILLIGALIIAVGTALAARSLFAGAAAPEVEAAPPEPQGPRVLVAQRGLPVGTIITADAIGFQMWPEELVQDAYFLDGESDISKLLGTVVRNPITAGEPVTQGSLVAPGDRGFLAAALGPGMRAITVPVSAKTGVAGFVFPGDRVDLMLTQSVRERNEELKATETILRNVRVLATDQSTTQEIVDGKTIVRAFRTVTLEVTPKIAEKVSVAQTIGTLSLSLRSIADNQGELEKAIASGDIEVPDNATPEEEEAIIRAAMSRPIDKGTSFVTGGDVSRFQRSGLPPKQAEQPSAPQYPSYQRTVTQPAQSTAANAAPAKPAGPVVRVTRGKQTTEVPVEGR, from the coding sequence ATGGACCGGAAGAAGCTGATTCTGCTGATCGGCGCATTGATCATTGCCGTCGGTACCGCGCTGGCAGCGCGCAGCCTGTTCGCTGGAGCAGCAGCTCCCGAAGTCGAGGCGGCTCCGCCCGAACCGCAGGGACCGCGCGTCCTCGTGGCTCAGCGTGGCCTGCCGGTGGGCACCATCATCACAGCCGATGCGATCGGCTTCCAGATGTGGCCCGAGGAACTGGTGCAGGACGCCTACTTCCTCGACGGCGAGTCCGACATCTCCAAGCTCCTGGGCACGGTCGTTCGCAATCCGATCACGGCTGGCGAACCGGTGACGCAGGGCTCGCTCGTCGCGCCGGGCGACCGTGGCTTCCTCGCCGCGGCTCTCGGGCCGGGCATGCGGGCGATCACCGTTCCCGTGTCCGCCAAGACCGGCGTTGCCGGCTTCGTCTTCCCGGGTGACCGCGTCGACCTGATGCTGACCCAGTCGGTCCGCGAACGGAACGAGGAACTCAAGGCCACCGAGACGATCCTGCGCAATGTCCGCGTGCTGGCGACAGACCAGTCGACCACGCAGGAAATCGTCGATGGCAAGACCATCGTCCGCGCCTTCCGCACCGTGACCCTCGAAGTCACGCCGAAGATCGCGGAGAAGGTGTCCGTCGCCCAGACGATCGGCACGCTCAGCCTCTCGCTGCGCTCCATCGCCGACAATCAGGGCGAACTCGAAAAGGCCATCGCATCGGGCGACATCGAAGTGCCCGACAACGCGACGCCCGAAGAGGAAGAAGCCATCATCCGCGCGGCCATGTCGCGTCCGATCGACAAGGGCACGTCCTTCGTGACCGGCGGCGATGTCTCGCGTTTCCAGCGCAGCGGCCTCCCGCCCAAGCAGGCGGAACAGCCCAGCGCGCCGCAATATCCGAGCTACCAGCGTACCGTCACCCAGCCCGCGCAGAGCACGGCCGCCAATGCGGCGCCCGCCAAGCCTGCCGGTCCCGTGGTCCGTGTGACGCGTGGCAAGCAGACCACCGAAGTTCCGGTCGAGGGGCGCTGA
- a CDS encoding type II and III secretion system protein family protein: MKRRLTASLLTAGLALAPLSGVATGTASAQTVLSPSQEIVLSIGRGELVNVPGNMADVFIANDAIADVQVKSQRQLYLFGKAGGETTVYASNAAGDIVWSANVRVGSNIGSVDQMLALAMPEAKISVATMGTNTVLLTGTVAAPEDAAEAERLVQAFVGDDANVISRLKMATPLQVNLQVRFAEVSRSLVRTIGANLLSADTTGGFQFGVTTGRGFAPQYSPGGAVGTGVTEGSDGTTVITGTGSGSTFAGLGRFLGLDLAGALDLAEQDGLVTTLSQPNLTALSGETANFLAGGEFPIPISQGLGTTAVEYRKFGVSLAYTPTVLANGRISLRVRPEVSELSSQGAVSIEGFQIPALTVRRAETTIELGSGQSFMIAGLMSNSAQNTIDKTPGAGDLPIIGNLFRSTSFRKGETELVIVVTPYLVKPVNANDIALPTDAYRSPNELARTFGFQDNAGVTGGSRPVPTVRDAGDNQPDISRIESDDVLPGNRQPQRANNDNAAAPNGRRAEADARPGFSIK, translated from the coding sequence ATGAAACGTCGCCTGACTGCCAGCCTGCTTACGGCCGGCCTCGCACTGGCCCCGCTCTCCGGGGTCGCCACCGGCACCGCGAGTGCCCAGACCGTCCTCAGCCCGTCGCAGGAAATCGTCCTGTCGATCGGCCGCGGCGAGCTGGTCAACGTTCCGGGCAACATGGCGGACGTCTTCATTGCCAACGACGCGATCGCGGATGTCCAGGTCAAGTCGCAGCGCCAGCTCTACCTGTTCGGCAAGGCCGGCGGCGAGACCACGGTGTATGCCAGCAACGCCGCCGGCGACATCGTCTGGTCCGCCAATGTCCGCGTCGGATCGAATATCGGCAGCGTCGACCAGATGCTCGCCCTGGCGATGCCCGAAGCGAAGATCTCGGTCGCCACGATGGGCACGAACACCGTGCTCCTCACCGGAACGGTCGCCGCACCCGAAGATGCCGCCGAGGCCGAGCGCCTCGTCCAAGCCTTCGTCGGTGACGATGCCAACGTGATCAGCCGCCTCAAGATGGCGACGCCGCTGCAGGTCAACCTGCAGGTGCGCTTCGCAGAGGTCAGCCGCTCGCTGGTGCGCACAATCGGCGCGAACCTGCTCAGCGCCGACACGACCGGCGGCTTCCAGTTCGGCGTCACCACCGGTCGCGGCTTCGCGCCGCAATATTCGCCCGGCGGCGCAGTCGGCACCGGCGTGACCGAAGGATCGGATGGCACGACCGTCATCACCGGTACCGGATCGGGCTCCACCTTTGCCGGTCTCGGCCGCTTCCTTGGTCTCGACCTGGCGGGCGCGCTCGACCTGGCGGAGCAGGACGGTCTCGTGACCACCCTGTCGCAGCCCAACCTGACCGCGCTTTCGGGCGAGACCGCCAACTTCCTGGCGGGCGGCGAATTTCCGATCCCGATCAGCCAGGGTCTCGGCACCACGGCGGTCGAATATCGCAAGTTCGGCGTCAGCCTCGCCTACACGCCCACGGTCCTCGCCAATGGCCGCATTTCGCTGCGGGTCCGCCCGGAAGTTTCCGAGCTGTCCTCGCAGGGTGCCGTCTCGATCGAGGGCTTCCAGATCCCCGCCCTGACGGTCCGCCGCGCGGAAACGACGATCGAGCTCGGCTCCGGCCAGAGCTTCATGATCGCCGGCCTGATGAGCAACAGCGCGCAGAACACGATCGACAAGACGCCGGGCGCCGGCGACCTGCCGATCATCGGCAACCTGTTCCGCTCGACCAGCTTCCGCAAGGGCGAAACGGAACTGGTGATCGTGGTCACGCCGTACCTGGTGAAGCCGGTCAACGCGAACGACATCGCGCTGCCTACGGACGCCTATCGCAGCCCCAACGAACTGGCCCGCACTTTCGGGTTCCAGGACAATGCGGGCGTAACCGGCGGAAGCCGCCCGGTCCCGACTGTGCGTGATGCCGGCGACAACCAGCCGGATATCTCGCGCATCGAGAGCGACGACGTGCTGCCGGGCAATCGCCAGCCGCAACGCGCCAACAACGACAACGCCGCCGCCCCGAACGGGCGCCGGGCCGAGGCCGACGCGCGCCCCGGCTTCAGCATCAAGTGA
- a CDS encoding pilus assembly protein CpaE, giving the protein MNAPWKPSGSGNRDPFAAFICDEAALDVLRPVVIEMGWAPEKCNKGGLRNAVQSLSVSASPNILMVDLSESGDPLNDINALAEVCEPGTVVIAIGQVNDVRLYRDLIASGIHDYLLKPLSGGQLRDALTNAQAVFAAPRSNDPEAIKRHVTTAVVGTRGGVGASMLATSLAWLFSDDHKLPTALLDLDVHFGTGALALDLEPGRGLTDAIDNPSRIDGLFIERAMIRANDNLSILSAEAPINSPLMTDGAAFVQLEEEFRQAFEMTVIDLPRNMLINFPHLLTEVNVVIVAVEMTLASARDTIRILSWLKTNAPHAVPIVVANKVQGNVAEISKADFEASIERKIDFSVPYDMKAAANAAKLGQTFVDANGASKATGVIKQLAKRIFGASEEEASEETPDKKSLLGGFDLKSLLAKKGEGARATAPVE; this is encoded by the coding sequence ATGAACGCACCCTGGAAACCCTCGGGATCGGGCAATCGCGATCCCTTCGCCGCCTTCATCTGCGACGAGGCCGCGCTTGACGTGCTGCGTCCGGTGGTCATCGAGATGGGCTGGGCGCCGGAGAAGTGCAACAAGGGCGGCCTTCGCAACGCCGTCCAGTCGCTCTCCGTCTCGGCCAGCCCGAACATCCTGATGGTCGACCTGTCGGAAAGCGGCGATCCGCTGAACGACATCAACGCGCTCGCCGAGGTGTGCGAGCCGGGCACGGTCGTGATCGCCATCGGGCAGGTCAACGACGTGCGCCTCTATCGCGACCTGATCGCGAGCGGCATCCACGACTACCTGCTGAAGCCGCTTTCCGGCGGACAGTTGCGCGATGCGCTGACGAATGCCCAGGCGGTGTTCGCCGCGCCGCGGTCTAACGATCCGGAAGCGATCAAGCGCCACGTCACCACGGCAGTGGTGGGCACGCGCGGCGGCGTCGGTGCATCCATGCTGGCAACGTCGCTGGCGTGGCTGTTCAGCGACGATCACAAGCTGCCGACCGCCCTCCTCGACCTCGACGTCCATTTCGGGACCGGTGCGCTCGCGCTCGACCTCGAACCGGGTCGCGGCCTGACGGATGCGATCGACAATCCGAGCCGCATCGACGGCCTGTTCATCGAACGCGCCATGATCCGGGCGAACGACAATTTGTCGATCCTGTCCGCAGAAGCGCCGATCAATTCGCCGCTGATGACGGACGGTGCCGCCTTCGTGCAGTTGGAGGAGGAATTCCGCCAGGCGTTCGAAATGACGGTCATCGACTTGCCGCGCAACATGCTGATCAACTTCCCGCACCTCCTGACCGAAGTGAACGTGGTCATCGTGGCGGTGGAAATGACGCTGGCATCGGCCCGCGACACGATCCGCATCCTGTCCTGGCTGAAGACCAACGCGCCGCATGCGGTTCCGATCGTCGTGGCCAACAAGGTCCAGGGCAATGTCGCGGAAATCAGCAAGGCCGATTTCGAAGCCTCGATCGAGCGCAAGATCGACTTCAGCGTGCCTTACGACATGAAGGCGGCCGCCAATGCCGCGAAGCTCGGCCAGACCTTCGTCGACGCCAACGGCGCCAGCAAGGCGACCGGCGTGATCAAGCAGCTGGCCAAGCGGATCTTCGGTGCTTCCGAAGAGGAAGCGAGCGAGGAAACGCCGGATAAGAAATCGCTCCTCGGCGGCTTCGACCTGAAATCGCTGCTCGCCAAGAAGGGCGAAGGCGCCCGGGCGACCGCACCGGTGGAATGA
- a CDS encoding alpha/beta hydrolase produces MSQASQADREPKAFDRRAIPNAATEARWTLPDGQAIRRIDWPGAAENPRGSVLFLPGRGDHYEKYLEALDHWHRQGWRVTAADWRGQGASGRLGTDPTTGHVQDFANWIDDLAAFWNEWKAGNPGPYVLMGHSMGGHLVLRALAEGRVDPDALVLSAPMLAFYGSAIPAFALHGAARLMTRIGDPRRPAWKWSEKPGEMPAARANLLTHDRDRYEDEIWWRTERPELVMGPGSWGWVERAFASMRSLFRPGVLEGIRTPVFLFGTSNDKLVDMAAIRVAAHRIPDAELLEFGDEAHHEILREADPVRDSAIEAIDAFLDRTAPPE; encoded by the coding sequence ATTAGCCAAGCATCGCAAGCCGATCGCGAACCGAAAGCCTTCGACCGGCGCGCCATTCCGAACGCAGCGACCGAGGCGCGATGGACGCTGCCGGACGGGCAGGCGATCCGTCGGATCGACTGGCCCGGTGCGGCGGAAAACCCGCGCGGGTCGGTCCTCTTCCTGCCGGGACGCGGCGACCATTACGAAAAGTATCTCGAAGCGCTGGACCACTGGCACCGGCAGGGCTGGCGGGTCACGGCCGCGGACTGGCGGGGGCAGGGTGCTTCCGGCCGGCTCGGAACCGATCCGACCACCGGGCACGTGCAGGACTTCGCAAACTGGATCGACGACCTCGCCGCGTTCTGGAACGAGTGGAAGGCCGGAAATCCCGGCCCGTACGTGCTGATGGGGCATTCCATGGGCGGTCATCTTGTTCTGCGCGCGCTCGCCGAAGGCAGGGTCGATCCCGATGCGCTGGTGCTGTCGGCGCCGATGCTCGCCTTTTACGGGTCCGCCATTCCGGCATTCGCCCTGCACGGCGCGGCGCGCCTCATGACGCGGATCGGCGATCCGCGCCGGCCGGCCTGGAAATGGAGCGAGAAGCCGGGCGAGATGCCGGCCGCCAGGGCGAACCTCCTGACCCACGATCGCGACCGCTACGAAGACGAGATCTGGTGGCGCACGGAGCGGCCGGAACTCGTCATGGGGCCGGGAAGCTGGGGCTGGGTGGAACGGGCCTTCGCATCCATGCGCAGCCTCTTCCGCCCCGGCGTTCTGGAAGGCATCCGGACGCCCGTATTCCTGTTTGGCACGAGCAACGACAAGCTCGTCGACATGGCGGCCATACGGGTCGCGGCGCATCGCATACCAGATGCCGAGCTGCTGGAGTTCGGTGACGAAGCCCATCACGAGATCCTGCGCGAAGCCGATCCCGTCCGAGACAGTGCTATCGAGGCAATCGATGCCTTCCTGGATCGCACCGCACCGCCGGAATGA
- a CDS encoding CpaD family pilus assembly protein has translation MSFAPKRALSGAVAVSLGLALASCGGMPDNASLYSVHQPVVERTNFTLDVQSGPGGLTVPEQQRLDAWFEAMGLGYGDRVSIDDPANSGATRDAVMRLAERRGVMVAQGAPATVGYVEPGQTRIVITRSSAYVPGCPDWSAKSDMNYNNATSSNYGCATNTNLAAMVANPQDLIEGQSGTGTTVVSTSNKAIDTYRETAPTGAGGLQAESATGD, from the coding sequence ATGTCCTTTGCACCGAAACGCGCACTGTCCGGAGCGGTCGCCGTCTCTCTCGGCTTGGCCCTCGCCTCGTGCGGCGGCATGCCCGACAACGCGTCGCTCTACAGCGTCCACCAGCCGGTGGTCGAACGGACGAACTTCACGCTCGACGTGCAGTCCGGACCGGGCGGCCTGACCGTTCCCGAACAGCAACGGCTCGACGCCTGGTTCGAGGCGATGGGCCTCGGCTACGGAGACCGCGTCTCGATCGATGATCCGGCAAACAGCGGCGCGACCCGCGATGCCGTCATGCGCCTCGCGGAACGCCGCGGCGTGATGGTGGCACAGGGCGCACCCGCCACGGTCGGCTATGTCGAGCCGGGACAGACGCGGATCGTTATTACGCGGTCCAGCGCCTACGTGCCCGGCTGCCCCGACTGGTCGGCCAAGTCGGACATGAACTACAACAACGCGACCTCGTCCAACTACGGATGCGCGACCAACACCAATCTCGCGGCCATGGTCGCGAACCCGCAGGACCTGATCGAAGGGCAGAGCGGAACCGGCACCACGGTCGTCAGCACTTCGAACAAGGCCATCGATACCTATCGCGAAACCGCGCCCACCGGCGCCGGCGGCCTGCAGGCCGAGAGCGCAACGGGAGACTGA
- a CDS encoding DUF1508 domain-containing protein gives MAHRFEIRKNKKGEFVSYFMHNSEAIFWTEGYSSRAGAKNAIESVLKNGPNADVVDKSAE, from the coding sequence ATGGCGCACCGTTTCGAAATCCGGAAGAACAAGAAGGGCGAGTTCGTCTCGTACTTCATGCACAACAGCGAAGCGATCTTCTGGACGGAGGGTTACAGTTCCAGGGCCGGCGCGAAGAACGCGATCGAATCGGTCCTCAAGAACGGGCCGAATGCGGATGTGGTGGACAAGTCCGCCGAATAG
- a CDS encoding homoserine kinase, giving the protein MAVYTHLSSEDLAELVSAYNVGELVSAKGIAEGVSNSNWIVETSEGRFILTMYERRIDIGNLPYFLGLLDHLSAKGCPVPRTIHDKSGALSREIDGKAVALIEFLPGVSPDTPSPEQARAVGTQLARLHEASRDFGGRRANQLDIAATARTLVQCGEAGLARIDPSLPRIIEIAREVESDWPDGLPRSTCHTDLFPDNVLMRGDRVTGLIDFYFACEEAMAYDLAVTHAAWSFDRTGTQFDPRIGAAIVEGYESVRPLEAEERQHLPLLAQGAALRFVASRAEDWLETADDALVRRKDPMDFARRLEFYRRNGAEAFAR; this is encoded by the coding sequence GTGGCTGTCTACACCCACCTGTCGTCCGAAGACCTCGCGGAGCTCGTTTCCGCCTACAATGTCGGCGAACTGGTATCGGCCAAGGGCATCGCAGAAGGGGTCTCGAATTCCAACTGGATCGTCGAGACCAGCGAAGGCCGCTTCATCCTCACGATGTACGAGCGGCGGATCGACATCGGGAACCTGCCCTATTTCCTGGGCCTGCTCGACCACCTGTCGGCGAAGGGCTGCCCGGTACCGCGCACTATTCATGACAAATCGGGTGCCCTCTCGCGAGAGATCGACGGCAAGGCCGTCGCCCTCATCGAATTCCTTCCCGGCGTATCGCCCGATACCCCCTCGCCAGAACAGGCGCGCGCCGTTGGAACCCAACTGGCACGGCTGCACGAGGCAAGCCGCGACTTCGGTGGGCGACGGGCAAACCAGCTCGACATCGCGGCGACCGCCCGGACGCTGGTCCAGTGCGGAGAGGCTGGGCTCGCCCGGATAGACCCGTCCCTTCCCCGCATCATCGAGATCGCACGCGAGGTCGAAAGCGACTGGCCCGACGGGCTTCCGCGATCGACTTGCCACACCGACCTGTTCCCGGACAACGTCCTGATGCGCGGCGATCGCGTCACCGGGCTGATCGACTTCTATTTCGCTTGCGAAGAGGCGATGGCCTACGACTTGGCGGTGACCCACGCCGCCTGGAGTTTCGACCGCACGGGCACGCAATTTGACCCCCGGATCGGCGCCGCCATCGTCGAGGGGTACGAATCGGTCCGCCCTCTCGAAGCCGAGGAACGCCAACACCTGCCGCTCCTGGCGCAGGGGGCGGCGTTGCGGTTCGTGGCATCGCGGGCCGAGGACTGGCTGGAAACCGCGGACGACGCGCTGGTCCGGCGCAAGGATCCGATGGATTTCGCGCGGCGTCTTGAATTCTATCGCCGAAACGGCGCAGAAGCGTTCGCACGATGA
- the rnhA gene encoding ribonuclease HI gives MKRVEIFTDGACKGNPGPGGWGALLRLGKHEKELSGGDPDTTNNRMELTAAIMGLNALTEPCQVDLHSDSKYVLDGITKWVEGWKKRGWINASKKPVRNADLWHELIEAAERHQVSWHWVKGHSGHPENERVDRLASDEAERAAL, from the coding sequence ATGAAACGCGTGGAAATCTTCACCGACGGTGCCTGCAAGGGCAATCCGGGTCCGGGCGGCTGGGGCGCGCTCCTGCGGCTCGGCAAGCACGAGAAGGAACTGTCCGGCGGCGATCCGGACACGACCAACAATCGCATGGAACTGACCGCCGCGATCATGGGGCTGAATGCCCTTACCGAACCGTGCCAGGTCGATCTCCATTCGGACAGTAAGTACGTCCTCGACGGGATCACCAAGTGGGTCGAGGGCTGGAAGAAGCGCGGCTGGATCAATGCGAGCAAGAAGCCGGTCCGCAATGCCGACCTGTGGCATGAACTGATCGAAGCGGCCGAACGCCACCAGGTATCCTGGCACTGGGTCAAGGGTCACTCGGGCCACCCCGAGAACGAGCGCGTCGACCGGTTGGCAAGCGACGAGGCCGAACGCGCCGCTCTCTGA